The following are from one region of the Coffea eugenioides isolate CCC68of chromosome 2, Ceug_1.0, whole genome shotgun sequence genome:
- the LOC113761807 gene encoding uncharacterized protein LOC113761807 isoform X1: MSLALPWLQMPPPSLTLQTRPTKLDTKSRHSFSCFCSAAVSEAGSQPSSAIQFSSNSSTYRPAVILPGLGNNTNDYEKLALILNGYGVPTVVVKVSRIDWLRNAAGLLDPNYWRGTLRPRPVLDCFRSRYFKKLDEAVSEANELAQGGALSFIGHSAGGWLARVYMQEIGFSNISLLLTLGTPHLPPPKGVPGVIDQTRGLLYYVEKNCPKAVYTPELKYVCIAGRYIEGARFFGSNDDSSGMAVSIDHTNSEIAVVNTSKPPAATWRARFVGQGYKQVCGQADTWGDGVVPELSAHLEGALNISLEGVYHSPVGSDDESRPWYGSPGVVKRWIHYLLH, encoded by the exons ATGAGTTTGGCTTTGCCATGGCTGCAAATGCCACCACCATCACTTACTCTACAGACAAGACCAACAAAACTTGATACAAAATCAAGGCATTCCTTCAGCTGCTTCTGCTCTGCTGCTGTTTCTGAAGCTGGCTCACAACCATCTTCTGCAAtccaattttcttccaattcCTCCACCTACCGCCCTGCTGTCATTCTTCCA GGCTTAGGAAACAATACAAATGACTACGAGAAATTGGCTCTGATACTGAATGGTTATGGAGTGCCAACCGTGGTTGTGAAGGTTTCAAGAATCGACTGGCTGAGGAATGCTGCTGGTTTGCTTGATCCAAACTATTGGCGTGGCACCCTCCGTCCTCGGCCAGTTCTTGATTG CTTTCGGAGCAGGTATTTTAAGAAGCTGGATGAGGCTGTCAGTGAAGCAAATGAATTGGCTCAAG GTGGGGCTTTGTCTTTTATTGGACATTCAGCTGGAGGATGGCTAGCACGAGTTTACATGCAAGAGATTGGGTTCTCAAATATTTCACTGTTATTGACTCTAGGAACACCACACCT CCCACCGCCAAAGGGAGTGCCTGGAGTTATCGATCAAACAAGGGGCCTTTTGTATTATGTTGAAAAGAACTGTCCAAAAGCTGTTTATACTCCAGAACTGAAATATGTATGTATTGCAGGCAG GTACATTGAAGGAGCTCGCTTCTTTGGCTCAAATGATGATAGTTCTGGAATGGCTGTAAGCATTGACCACACAAATTCTGAGATTGCTGTTGTAAACACATCTAAACCACCAGCTGCCACATGGCGTGCTCGCTTTGTTGGTCAAGGCTACAAGCAG GTTTGTGGCCAGGCAGATACATGGGGTGATGGAGTTGTGCCAGAACTCTCAGCACATCTGGAAGGAGCACTGAATATCAGCCTTGAAGGTGTGTACCACTCACCTGTTGGTTCTGATGATGAAAGCAGACCATGGTATGGCTCTCCTGGTGTTGTTAAACGATGGATACATTATCTCCTTCACTAA
- the LOC113761807 gene encoding uncharacterized protein LOC113761807 isoform X2, giving the protein MSLALPWLQMPPPSLTLQTRPTKLDTKSRHSFSCFCSAAVSEAGSQPSSAIQFSSNSSTYRPAVILPGLGNNTNDYEKLALILNGYGVPTVVVKVSRIDWLRNAAGLLDPNYWRGTLRPRPVLDWYFKKLDEAVSEANELAQGGALSFIGHSAGGWLARVYMQEIGFSNISLLLTLGTPHLPPPKGVPGVIDQTRGLLYYVEKNCPKAVYTPELKYVCIAGRYIEGARFFGSNDDSSGMAVSIDHTNSEIAVVNTSKPPAATWRARFVGQGYKQVCGQADTWGDGVVPELSAHLEGALNISLEGVYHSPVGSDDESRPWYGSPGVVKRWIHYLLH; this is encoded by the exons ATGAGTTTGGCTTTGCCATGGCTGCAAATGCCACCACCATCACTTACTCTACAGACAAGACCAACAAAACTTGATACAAAATCAAGGCATTCCTTCAGCTGCTTCTGCTCTGCTGCTGTTTCTGAAGCTGGCTCACAACCATCTTCTGCAAtccaattttcttccaattcCTCCACCTACCGCCCTGCTGTCATTCTTCCA GGCTTAGGAAACAATACAAATGACTACGAGAAATTGGCTCTGATACTGAATGGTTATGGAGTGCCAACCGTGGTTGTGAAGGTTTCAAGAATCGACTGGCTGAGGAATGCTGCTGGTTTGCTTGATCCAAACTATTGGCGTGGCACCCTCCGTCCTCGGCCAGTTCTTGATTG GTATTTTAAGAAGCTGGATGAGGCTGTCAGTGAAGCAAATGAATTGGCTCAAG GTGGGGCTTTGTCTTTTATTGGACATTCAGCTGGAGGATGGCTAGCACGAGTTTACATGCAAGAGATTGGGTTCTCAAATATTTCACTGTTATTGACTCTAGGAACACCACACCT CCCACCGCCAAAGGGAGTGCCTGGAGTTATCGATCAAACAAGGGGCCTTTTGTATTATGTTGAAAAGAACTGTCCAAAAGCTGTTTATACTCCAGAACTGAAATATGTATGTATTGCAGGCAG GTACATTGAAGGAGCTCGCTTCTTTGGCTCAAATGATGATAGTTCTGGAATGGCTGTAAGCATTGACCACACAAATTCTGAGATTGCTGTTGTAAACACATCTAAACCACCAGCTGCCACATGGCGTGCTCGCTTTGTTGGTCAAGGCTACAAGCAG GTTTGTGGCCAGGCAGATACATGGGGTGATGGAGTTGTGCCAGAACTCTCAGCACATCTGGAAGGAGCACTGAATATCAGCCTTGAAGGTGTGTACCACTCACCTGTTGGTTCTGATGATGAAAGCAGACCATGGTATGGCTCTCCTGGTGTTGTTAAACGATGGATACATTATCTCCTTCACTAA